In the genome of Telluria mixta, the window TTGCTATGATGCCCGGCTGGCCGGCATCGGCCGCAAGTCGTCATTCCCGCGCACGCGGGAATCCATACTGAGCAACCGCAGTCGACCCGCAGGCACCCCGGCTCCGTGATCTTCAGCATGGGTCCCCGTTTTCACGGGGACGACGTTGTTTGGTTGCGCGATCAGCTCTCTATTCCCATGCAAGAAACCTTCATCAACATCAAATCCCTCGACATGGACGCGCGCGGCGTCGGCCACCTGGAGAACGAGGACGGCACGCCGGGTAAAGTGATCTTCGTCGAAGGCGCGCTGCCGGGCGAGCGCGTCAGCTTCGAGACCCTGCGCAAGAAGAAGAACTGGGAATCGGGCCGCATGGTCACGCTGCAGAAGGCATCGTCGATGCGCGTGGAACCGAAATGTCCGCATTTCTGGCATTGCGGCGGCTGCTCGATGCAGCACCTGGAGCCGTCGGCCCAGGTCGCGATGAAGCAGCGCGTCCTGGAAGACAACCTGTGGCACATCGGGAAGACGAAGGCCGAGAACATCATGCGCCCGATGTACGGCCCCACGTGGGATTACCGCTACCGCGCACGCCTGTCGGTCCGCTGGGTGGCCAAGAAGGGCACGGTGCTGGTCGGTTTCCACGAGCGTCACTCGTCGTACGTGGCCGACATGACGAGCTGCGAGATCCTGCCGGACCACCTGTCGGCCATGCTCGTGCCGCTGCGCGAGCTGGTGGGCGCACTGTCGATCTACCAGCAGATGCCGCAGATCGAGATCGCCGTCGGCGAAGAAACGACCGTGCTCGTGCTGCGCATCATGGCGCCACTCTCGCCCGCCGACGAGACGCTGGTGAAAGCGTTCGCCGACCAATGGAACATCCAGTGGTGGCTGCAGCCGAAGGGACCGGACACCGCGGCGCCGTACTACCCGCTCGGCAAGGAGCTGTACTACACGCTGCCGGAATTCGGCATCAGGATGCCGTTCAAGCCGACCGATTTCACGCAGGTGAATCACCAGATCAACCGCCTGCTCGTGCACAAGGCGCTGAACCTGCTCGAGGTGCAGCCGACCGACCGCGTGGCCGACCTGTTCTGCGGCCTCGGCAACTTCACCCTGCCGTTGGCCACGCAGGCGCGCGAAGTCGTCGGCATCGAAGGCAGCACGGCGCTGACGACGCGCG includes:
- the rlmD gene encoding 23S rRNA (uracil(1939)-C(5))-methyltransferase RlmD; the encoded protein is MQETFINIKSLDMDARGVGHLENEDGTPGKVIFVEGALPGERVSFETLRKKKNWESGRMVTLQKASSMRVEPKCPHFWHCGGCSMQHLEPSAQVAMKQRVLEDNLWHIGKTKAENIMRPMYGPTWDYRYRARLSVRWVAKKGTVLVGFHERHSSYVADMTSCEILPDHLSAMLVPLRELVGALSIYQQMPQIEIAVGEETTVLVLRIMAPLSPADETLVKAFADQWNIQWWLQPKGPDTAAPYYPLGKELYYTLPEFGIRMPFKPTDFTQVNHQINRLLVHKALNLLEVQPTDRVADLFCGLGNFTLPLATQAREVVGIEGSTALTTRALENAKANGLADKTTFYTRNLFEVTKDDLIALGKFDRMLVDPPRDGAVALAIALAELRLTNPDLLPQRIVYVSCSPSTLARDAGILTHRAGYVLKKAGVANMFPHTSHVESIGVFERLENFQPREFAAPDVKDTASAGGDAVQ